From Sphaerochaeta sp., a single genomic window includes:
- a CDS encoding glycoside hydrolase family 88 protein: MRYFPEARQVRGDARKIIASRYMDANPPEPYTFRPFTTAGVVRGPDYRYDMDLTRRFPDAPLHSVCYLWGRLPSVDGSPKDALLIPHGPAQLYVNGRKLLTVSVQAERFATPISVTLPLKKGNNSIVLCFEKTVAGFGGEFGTWLGKLDYYFLLPKKDEEGFLVSRPLEHRLDDLSPMALRSLPWIRETNEGPTGDVFGRLFPTAKEGQCAVALVTYTSHEAEPLEVNGADALLVDGATVPNHTMVDQGTHQMMIASIRKGERWGFVIKGKGKCSNALLTRPCSLAFCYAGPFSDLDTALASIRTDDVFETTQGVSFWRLDQPESWVRMYNDNPLFGHWNYPLGVTLYGLCMTERAYRSEDPSFADRIHAYLNAHLGASISTYRYALWDKAHLGGATAVHHLMTSLDSLDDCGSFCSTLLEIAKDHELPDYAPLVDAVAEHILHHQARLEDGTFYRKDQMHSFHNGTMWADDLYMSVPFLVRYAAYTHDLSVLDDAARQFLGFAKRLYLPEKQLFSHVYDLKRGFATGIPWGRGNGWVLFSLSELLMNLTPSHPQYTPLLGLFRSLSQGFLKVQGANGMWHQVLDMPDSYEEASCTAMFAASYFRGVRFGWLEDNAHYLRAAEHAVSALQSRCIDTDGHLYGVCRGSEFSFSPDYYAHRLLPRLDDTHGIGIVLIALDEAERSRA, encoded by the coding sequence ATGCGATACTTTCCAGAAGCTCGGCAGGTGCGGGGGGATGCCCGCAAGATCATCGCCTCACGGTACATGGATGCCAACCCACCGGAACCGTACACGTTTCGTCCGTTCACCACGGCCGGGGTCGTGCGTGGCCCGGATTACCGCTACGACATGGACCTCACCCGAAGGTTTCCGGATGCGCCTCTCCACAGCGTCTGTTACCTGTGGGGGAGGCTTCCCAGTGTGGACGGATCTCCAAAGGATGCGTTGCTCATCCCCCATGGTCCTGCCCAATTGTATGTGAACGGCAGAAAACTGCTTACCGTTTCTGTCCAGGCGGAGCGGTTCGCCACACCGATTTCCGTCACGCTTCCCCTGAAGAAAGGCAACAACTCCATTGTGCTGTGCTTTGAGAAAACGGTGGCGGGATTCGGAGGGGAATTCGGGACTTGGCTAGGGAAACTTGACTACTATTTCCTCCTTCCCAAGAAGGATGAAGAAGGCTTCTTGGTCTCCCGACCGCTGGAACATCGTCTGGATGATCTCTCGCCGATGGCGCTGCGTTCCCTGCCATGGATACGTGAAACGAACGAAGGGCCAACGGGGGACGTCTTTGGCCGGTTGTTTCCCACGGCGAAAGAGGGCCAGTGCGCTGTCGCGCTGGTCACGTATACGTCGCATGAAGCAGAACCTCTGGAAGTGAATGGCGCGGATGCCCTGTTGGTGGATGGCGCCACGGTCCCCAACCACACGATGGTAGACCAGGGAACTCATCAGATGATGATCGCCTCAATCCGAAAAGGGGAGCGATGGGGTTTTGTCATCAAAGGGAAAGGCAAATGTTCCAATGCATTGCTCACCCGGCCCTGCAGCCTCGCGTTCTGCTACGCAGGACCTTTTTCTGACCTGGACACCGCACTGGCGTCCATCCGGACGGATGACGTGTTTGAAACCACCCAAGGGGTGTCGTTCTGGCGTCTTGACCAGCCGGAGAGCTGGGTGCGGATGTACAACGACAACCCGCTGTTCGGGCATTGGAATTATCCGCTGGGCGTGACGTTGTATGGGCTGTGCATGACGGAGCGTGCGTACCGCTCGGAGGATCCCTCATTCGCCGACCGGATCCATGCCTATCTGAACGCACACCTGGGAGCTTCCATCTCCACCTATCGCTACGCACTGTGGGACAAGGCGCATCTGGGCGGTGCGACGGCGGTGCACCATCTGATGACCAGTCTGGACAGCCTGGACGACTGCGGGTCGTTCTGTTCCACCTTGCTGGAGATCGCCAAGGATCATGAGCTTCCCGACTACGCTCCCTTGGTGGACGCCGTTGCAGAGCACATCCTGCATCATCAAGCGCGCCTGGAGGATGGAACCTTCTACCGGAAAGACCAGATGCATTCGTTCCACAATGGAACGATGTGGGCGGATGACCTGTACATGTCCGTGCCGTTTTTGGTGCGGTATGCGGCCTATACCCATGATCTTTCCGTGTTGGATGACGCCGCCCGTCAGTTTCTGGGGTTCGCCAAACGGTTGTATCTGCCGGAGAAACAGTTGTTTTCCCATGTCTATGACCTGAAACGTGGTTTTGCCACGGGAATTCCCTGGGGACGGGGAAACGGGTGGGTGCTGTTCAGCCTGTCCGAACTGTTGATGAACCTCACCCCAAGCCATCCTCAGTACACCCCATTGCTTGGGCTGTTCCGTTCGCTTTCCCAGGGATTCCTGAAGGTGCAAGGGGCGAACGGCATGTGGCACCAGGTGCTGGATATGCCGGATTCGTATGAAGAGGCAAGTTGTACGGCGATGTTTGCCGCATCCTACTTCCGAGGCGTCCGCTTCGGATGGTTGGAGGATAATGCGCACTACCTTCGCGCGGCGGAACATGCCGTGTCGGCGTTGCAAAGCCGCTGCATTGACACCGACGGTCACCTGTACGGCGTGTGCAGAGGGTCGGAATTCTCCTTCTCGCCGGACTACTATGCGCATCGGTTGCTTCCCCGTCTTGATGACACCCATGGCATCGGCATCGTTTTGATCGCCTTGGACGAAGCGGAAAGGAGCCGTGCATGA
- a CDS encoding AraC family transcriptional regulator gives MEYSQFIAQFSVLNEEELAYEALWKQGKLPPFPSFIALSGSGLADITLGDRLFFPTDDGRDCHVEKHTRFLPSYIHDHQFLEMEFVMKGSCVQEVYGRKFLLEKGDAIIIAPHQYHAISVDDEKSIVMNVLAKSTILDTLLPPFSEGTSPLCEFFASLLGRKPLCPCVVIHHAEETFPLIARLYQEGGRSNLFSLSLLAQILSLLLLVPQGDVQFIDQGEVKDNRITAILHYIRENPDRTTLSTLAEAFGLTPAYLSALIRQSTGSTFSALLLRRKMEIALSLLASGTATCGEIAQKIGYGSAQHFCRTFHKWYGMTPMAYRHSQGR, from the coding sequence ATGGAATATTCCCAATTCATTGCACAATTTTCCGTTCTGAATGAGGAAGAGCTTGCCTATGAAGCACTGTGGAAACAAGGAAAGCTCCCCCCGTTCCCGTCGTTCATCGCCCTGAGCGGTTCGGGTCTGGCGGACATCACGCTGGGGGACAGGCTGTTCTTCCCTACAGACGACGGCAGGGACTGCCATGTGGAAAAACACACCCGATTCCTTCCCTCCTACATCCATGACCACCAGTTCCTTGAGATGGAATTCGTCATGAAAGGTTCCTGTGTCCAGGAGGTATACGGGAGGAAATTCCTGTTGGAAAAGGGCGATGCGATCATCATCGCGCCGCATCAGTACCATGCCATCTCCGTGGATGACGAGAAGAGCATCGTGATGAATGTCCTGGCGAAGAGCACCATTCTGGACACGTTGCTCCCTCCGTTCTCCGAGGGGACGTCACCGCTGTGCGAATTCTTCGCGTCGTTGTTGGGACGCAAGCCCCTCTGCCCCTGTGTGGTGATCCATCATGCAGAGGAGACGTTTCCCCTCATCGCGCGACTATATCAGGAAGGGGGTCGGAGCAATCTGTTCTCCCTGTCCCTGCTTGCCCAGATCCTCTCCTTGCTGTTGTTGGTTCCCCAAGGGGATGTACAGTTCATCGACCAAGGCGAGGTGAAGGACAACCGGATCACCGCCATCCTCCACTACATCCGCGAGAATCCCGACCGCACCACGCTCTCCACCCTGGCCGAGGCGTTCGGCCTGACCCCGGCGTATCTGTCCGCGTTGATCAGGCAGTCCACCGGCTCGACGTTCTCCGCGCTGCTTCTCAGGCGCAAGATGGAGATCGCCCTGTCCCTGCTGGCCTCCGGTACGGCCACCTGTGGAGAAATCGCCCAGAAGATCGGATACGGAAGCGCCCAGCATTTCTGCCGGACGTTCCACAAGTGGTATGGGATGACCCCGATGGCGTACCGCCACAGTCAGGGCAGGTAG
- a CDS encoding glycosyl hydrolase family 28 protein yields MNRMLDLCSFGIQPDDTLVQTDAIQKAFDSLAAGGGGTLYVPKGTFCSGALMVPHGVNLTIDGTLKGSADIKDYPIRETRYEGRTALWPDALLNVIDAEHFVLDGTGSLDGNGIPFYAEFWKKREEAIEAGRPFVNHDVPRPRLLYVAHGRNITIRNVHLVNSGFWNIHLYDCEQVVVEGVTVTSPHGPVRAASTDGIDLDASRHVVVRDCTFSVDDDCICLKGGKGPDAHLVNPPTSDILVERCTVGFGHGVVTFGSEACRVSDVTIRDMNVTGENQLVRFKFREDTDQLFERIRFEQITMQDGWVFSIRPWISRQDEVLGKGLPSVIRGLVVQDVTATDVKSPGVILADPPQTVVEGLEIRRVRITTAKGGDASLSRHDRFEETEHADPHHLSIKGVGSCTMEEVWIDGAKIPYQGNQCVDTH; encoded by the coding sequence ATGAACCGGATGCTTGATCTGTGCAGCTTCGGAATACAACCAGATGACACGCTGGTACAGACGGATGCCATCCAGAAGGCGTTTGACTCCCTTGCGGCAGGGGGAGGCGGGACGTTGTATGTTCCCAAGGGCACGTTTTGCTCCGGTGCCTTGATGGTCCCCCATGGGGTGAACCTTACTATTGATGGGACGTTGAAAGGAAGCGCGGACATCAAGGACTATCCGATACGGGAAACCCGGTATGAAGGGCGTACCGCCCTATGGCCGGACGCGCTCCTGAATGTCATCGATGCGGAACACTTTGTGTTGGACGGAACGGGTTCGTTGGACGGGAATGGGATTCCGTTCTATGCGGAATTCTGGAAGAAGCGGGAAGAAGCCATCGAGGCGGGGAGACCGTTCGTAAACCATGATGTCCCGCGTCCCCGTTTGCTGTATGTCGCCCATGGACGGAACATCACCATCCGGAACGTTCATCTGGTGAATTCCGGCTTTTGGAACATCCATCTGTACGACTGTGAGCAGGTCGTGGTGGAAGGAGTTACCGTCACCTCGCCGCATGGACCGGTCAGGGCAGCATCCACCGATGGAATCGATCTTGACGCGTCGCGTCATGTGGTGGTCCGTGATTGCACCTTCAGTGTGGATGACGACTGCATCTGCCTGAAAGGCGGAAAAGGACCGGACGCCCATCTGGTCAATCCCCCTACCAGCGACATTCTCGTCGAGCGATGTACCGTGGGATTCGGGCATGGTGTGGTGACCTTCGGCAGCGAAGCGTGCCGGGTTTCCGACGTGACCATCCGGGACATGAACGTGACCGGGGAAAACCAGCTGGTCCGGTTCAAGTTCCGTGAGGACACCGACCAGTTGTTTGAACGAATTCGGTTTGAACAGATCACCATGCAGGACGGGTGGGTGTTTTCCATCCGTCCTTGGATCAGCCGGCAGGATGAGGTGTTGGGAAAGGGGTTGCCTTCTGTCATCCGGGGGCTTGTCGTACAGGATGTCACCGCGACGGACGTGAAAAGTCCCGGGGTGATTTTGGCTGATCCTCCCCAGACGGTGGTGGAAGGGTTGGAGATACGCCGTGTGCGTATCACCACAGCCAAGGGAGGGGATGCGTCCCTGTCACGCCACGACCGGTTTGAGGAGACGGAGCATGCCGATCCCCACCATCTGTCCATCAAAGGGGTTGGTTCCTGTACGATGGAGGAGGTGTGGATTGATGGGGCAAAGATACCGTATCAAGGAAATCAATGCGTGGATACGCATTAA
- a CDS encoding L-rhamnose isomerase, with translation MTDRYQQAKEAYAAYGVDTDKALKALSSIPISMHCWQGDDVMGFEHGGTALSGGIQTTGNYPGRARTPSELMDDLRLALSEIGGKKRLNLHASYLVTNEEVDRDAIEPKHFTAWVQFAKEQHLGLDFNPTCFSHPMVQHNLTLSSPDDRVRAFWVEHSRRCRIIASSFAKELGDYSLCNLWIPDGYKDIPADRLGPRLRLKDSLDKIFDKPLPGVIDSVESKVFGIGLESFTVGSNEFYGAYAAHHPGVYQLLDNGHFHPTEMVSEKLSALLCFNKYVPLHVTRPVRWDSDHVVILDDELKEIAKEIVRNHATDRVLIGLDYFDASINRIAAWIIGTRNMQKALLYALLQPSDEMKELQDDCRFTELLALGEEMKTLDMGAVWDEFLDQNGVDKGMGWMDKVSAYEKNVQRRRGS, from the coding sequence ATGACGGATCGATATCAACAGGCAAAAGAAGCGTACGCCGCATACGGCGTGGATACGGACAAAGCGCTCAAGGCGCTTTCTTCCATTCCTATTTCGATGCATTGCTGGCAAGGCGATGACGTGATGGGGTTCGAGCATGGCGGAACGGCGCTCTCCGGCGGCATCCAGACGACGGGAAACTACCCAGGCAGGGCGCGCACCCCATCGGAACTGATGGACGACCTGAGATTGGCCCTCTCGGAGATCGGGGGAAAGAAGCGGCTGAACCTCCATGCCAGTTACCTCGTCACCAATGAGGAAGTGGACCGCGACGCCATCGAGCCAAAGCATTTCACCGCGTGGGTGCAGTTCGCCAAGGAACAGCACCTGGGGTTGGATTTCAACCCGACCTGCTTCAGCCATCCGATGGTGCAGCACAACCTGACCCTCTCCAGTCCGGATGACCGGGTTCGGGCATTCTGGGTGGAGCATTCCCGGCGGTGCAGGATCATCGCCTCGTCGTTCGCCAAGGAATTGGGGGACTATAGCCTGTGCAACCTGTGGATTCCCGATGGATACAAGGATATTCCCGCCGACCGGCTGGGGCCGCGCCTCCGGCTGAAGGACAGTCTGGACAAGATTTTTGACAAACCGCTTCCCGGCGTGATCGACAGTGTGGAGTCCAAGGTGTTCGGCATCGGGCTTGAGTCGTTCACCGTCGGTTCCAACGAGTTCTACGGTGCCTACGCGGCGCACCATCCCGGTGTCTACCAACTATTGGACAACGGACACTTCCATCCGACGGAGATGGTCAGCGAGAAACTTTCCGCGTTGCTCTGCTTCAACAAGTATGTGCCGCTCCATGTGACCCGACCGGTGCGCTGGGACAGCGACCATGTGGTGATCCTGGACGATGAGCTGAAGGAGATCGCCAAGGAAATCGTCCGCAATCATGCCACCGACCGGGTGTTGATTGGCCTGGATTACTTTGACGCGTCGATCAACCGGATCGCCGCCTGGATCATCGGGACGCGGAACATGCAGAAGGCGCTTTTGTACGCCTTGTTGCAACCCTCGGATGAGATGAAGGAACTGCAGGATGATTGCCGGTTCACCGAACTGCTTGCCCTTGGTGAGGAGATGAAGACGTTGGATATGGGCGCCGTCTGGGATGAGTTCCTTGACCAGAACGGGGTGGACAAGGGAATGGGATGGATGGACAAAGTCTCTGCCTATGAGAAAAACGTCCAGAGGAGGAGAGGATCATGA
- a CDS encoding sugar ABC transporter permease, translating into MPKLFSNHSAKIASFSERRSHSMDNIAGYAFISPWLLGFLLFSLIPMLLSLYYAFCDYDILGSPVFSGLSNFRKMAGDANFWQSLKVTFYYAFVSVPLRLVFAFFVALLFNKGSRIIRVYQAAYYIPSVVGGSIAIAVTWRRLFMADGAFNAFLGKLGIQSNISWIGRPSTAIWTLILLAVWQFGSSMLIFLAGLRQIPKVYYEAAEIDGAGWWMQFVHITLPQITSVIFFNLVMQLINGFTVFTQAFVVSGGTGDPLNSTLVYALYLYQQAFKYFDMGLLERDGMGACHHHRCVHRDHLQDQRQLGVLRIQGEQINERARKTNGKNHCRTYLLPRLCHFAGMVHAVSRLLDGLQLVQGEYGDFQHHAPLADGLAFG; encoded by the coding sequence ATGCCGAAATTGTTTTCCAACCATTCAGCGAAGATTGCGTCGTTTTCCGAACGGCGCAGCCACTCGATGGACAACATCGCAGGGTATGCGTTCATCAGCCCATGGCTCCTCGGGTTCCTGCTGTTTTCGCTGATCCCGATGCTGTTGTCGCTGTACTACGCGTTCTGTGACTATGACATCCTGGGCTCTCCAGTGTTCTCCGGCCTGTCCAACTTCCGCAAGATGGCCGGAGACGCCAACTTCTGGCAGTCCCTGAAAGTGACGTTCTACTATGCGTTTGTTTCCGTACCACTCCGACTGGTGTTCGCGTTTTTCGTCGCGCTGCTGTTCAACAAGGGAAGCAGGATCATCCGGGTCTATCAGGCGGCGTACTACATCCCGTCCGTGGTGGGCGGATCAATCGCCATCGCCGTGACGTGGCGTCGGCTGTTCATGGCGGACGGCGCATTCAACGCGTTTCTGGGCAAACTGGGCATCCAGAGCAATATTTCCTGGATCGGACGGCCTTCCACCGCCATCTGGACGCTGATTCTCCTGGCTGTCTGGCAGTTTGGTTCTTCCATGTTGATCTTCCTTGCAGGCCTGCGGCAGATCCCCAAAGTGTACTATGAGGCGGCGGAGATTGATGGAGCAGGGTGGTGGATGCAGTTCGTCCACATCACCCTCCCGCAGATCACCTCGGTGATCTTCTTCAACCTGGTGATGCAGTTGATCAACGGTTTCACCGTCTTCACCCAGGCGTTCGTCGTCTCGGGGGGAACGGGAGACCCGCTGAACTCCACGTTGGTCTATGCGTTGTACCTGTACCAACAGGCGTTCAAGTACTTTGACATGGGGCTACTCGAGCGCGATGGCATGGGTGCTTGTCATCATCATCGGTGTGTTCACCGGGATCATCTTCAAGACCAGCGACAGCTGGGTGTTCTACGAATCCAAGGGGAGCAAATAAATGAACGCGCACGCAAAACGAATGGGAAAAACCATTGTAGGACGTATCTGCTTCCACGGCTTTGTCATTTTGCTGGGATGGTTCATGCTGTATCCCGTCTTTTGGATGGTCTTCAGCTCGTTCAAGGCGAATACGGAGATTTTCAACACCACGCGCCTCTGGCCGACGGTCTGGCATTTGGATAA
- the rhaD gene encoding rhamnulose-1-phosphate aldolase — translation MTLAMEGFSRLCTDGWTLGWHERNGGNLSYRMSDDDVRDAWSLFTDGPVFKLPKPIKEVAGVYFMVTGTGRFMRNVSIDPQHSYGIIRINDDGDGYQILWGLSGGRPTSELPTHLLNHAVRYRATGGKCHVIYHAHPANITALTYCIPPDARTLTRILWKSETECAVVFPQGIGVVPWMVPGGTEIAEATAKLIRLYPAVVWAFHGAFASGATFDEAFGLMHTIEKAAEIYLKAKSVGIVNTITDDDLRVLADAFGVTLNPEFL, via the coding sequence ATGACGTTGGCGATGGAAGGCTTCAGCCGGTTGTGCACCGATGGGTGGACACTGGGATGGCATGAGCGGAACGGCGGGAACCTGTCCTACCGGATGAGTGATGATGATGTGCGGGACGCGTGGAGCCTGTTCACCGATGGTCCGGTGTTCAAGCTTCCCAAGCCGATCAAAGAGGTGGCCGGCGTCTATTTCATGGTCACCGGGACGGGACGGTTCATGCGCAACGTCTCCATCGACCCGCAGCACAGCTACGGCATCATCCGCATCAACGATGACGGCGATGGATACCAGATTCTTTGGGGCTTGTCCGGCGGGCGGCCCACTTCTGAGCTTCCCACCCACCTTTTGAACCATGCCGTCCGGTATCGGGCCACCGGAGGGAAGTGCCATGTGATCTACCATGCCCATCCTGCGAACATCACCGCGCTGACCTATTGCATTCCCCCTGATGCCCGGACGTTGACCCGGATCCTGTGGAAGAGCGAGACGGAATGCGCCGTGGTGTTCCCCCAGGGCATCGGCGTGGTGCCGTGGATGGTTCCCGGTGGTACGGAGATTGCTGAAGCGACGGCCAAGCTGATCCGTCTGTATCCCGCCGTGGTCTGGGCGTTTCATGGTGCGTTCGCCAGCGGCGCGACGTTTGACGAGGCGTTCGGCCTGATGCACACCATCGAAAAGGCGGCGGAGATCTACCTGAAGGCGAAGAGCGTGGGGATCGTCAATACGATCACCGACGATGACCTCAGGGTGCTTGCCGATGCCTTCGGCGTGACGCTCAACCCGGAATTCCTATAA
- a CDS encoding rhamnulokinase encodes MEHCTIDIGASSGKMLCAHLDSGKIVSHVVHRFPNGLSEHDGHLVWDLDRLFQEILTGLALARQAGCRIDTIAIDTWGVDFVLVDAYGKRIGDAVAYRDKRTDGVFCPVSQEERYRITGIQHLPFNTIYQLLALKQEHPEQLEQAAFLLMIPDYLSYLLTGTMRQEYTNATTTGLVDAISGSWDRDLIARLGLPQRLFGRLSHPTDSYGPLSEPISRKLGFQATVLAAPSHDTASAVLGSPLDEQSAFLSSGTWSLLGCVMDHPVLTDQARKANFTNEGGVDGTIRLLRNLMGLWMIQSIRKEQEDAPSFDAIEQAARAADIKSRVDVENIRFLAPKSMSEEVKAACRESGQPVPRSLGELAGCVYHSLAEGYARNLDELERLSGRKFRKICIVGGGSKDRFLCQLTANASGREVAAGPDEGTGYGNLLSQMLASGELSDIQEARKRAVPVREDCDL; translated from the coding sequence ATGGAACACTGCACCATCGACATTGGGGCGTCCAGTGGCAAAATGTTGTGCGCCCACTTGGACTCAGGGAAAATCGTCTCTCACGTTGTCCATCGGTTCCCCAATGGCTTGTCCGAACATGACGGACACCTCGTCTGGGATCTCGACCGCCTGTTTCAGGAAATCCTCACCGGCTTGGCATTGGCCAGGCAGGCGGGATGCCGGATCGACACCATCGCCATTGACACGTGGGGCGTGGATTTCGTGCTGGTGGACGCCTATGGAAAACGGATCGGGGACGCCGTCGCCTACCGGGACAAACGTACCGATGGCGTGTTCTGCCCGGTAAGCCAGGAAGAACGGTATCGGATCACGGGAATCCAGCACCTGCCGTTCAACACGATTTACCAACTGCTTGCCCTGAAACAGGAGCATCCGGAGCAGTTGGAGCAGGCTGCGTTCCTGCTGATGATTCCCGATTATCTTTCCTATCTTCTCACCGGCACGATGCGGCAGGAGTACACCAACGCCACAACCACCGGTTTGGTCGACGCCATTTCGGGAAGCTGGGACCGTGATTTGATCGCCCGCCTGGGTCTGCCCCAGCGGCTGTTTGGACGCCTTTCCCATCCGACGGACAGTTACGGACCGCTTTCCGAACCGATATCCAGGAAGCTGGGATTCCAGGCCACCGTGCTCGCCGCCCCGAGCCATGATACGGCAAGCGCCGTGCTTGGCAGTCCGTTGGACGAACAGAGTGCCTTCCTTTCCAGTGGTACCTGGTCCTTGTTGGGGTGCGTGATGGACCATCCCGTCCTGACCGACCAGGCGAGGAAAGCCAATTTCACCAACGAAGGAGGAGTCGACGGAACCATCCGGCTCCTGCGCAATCTGATGGGCTTGTGGATGATCCAATCCATCCGGAAGGAACAGGAAGACGCACCGTCGTTCGACGCGATCGAACAGGCGGCCAGAGCGGCGGACATCAAATCCCGTGTGGATGTGGAGAACATCCGTTTCCTGGCACCAAAATCGATGAGCGAAGAAGTGAAGGCTGCCTGCAGGGAGAGCGGACAACCGGTCCCCCGGAGTCTGGGGGAGCTTGCCGGATGTGTCTACCACAGCCTTGCCGAGGGCTACGCCCGCAACTTGGACGAGTTGGAACGGCTTTCCGGTCGAAAATTCCGGAAGATTTGCATCGTCGGGGGAGGCAGCAAGGACCGGTTCCTTTGCCAGCTGACGGCCAACGCGTCGGGACGCGAAGTGGCCGCCGGTCCGGATGAAGGGACGGGGTATGGCAACCTCCTTTCCCAGATGCTTGCATCAGGAGAACTATCGGATATCCAGGAAGCACGGAAACGTGCTGTCCCGGTCCGTGAAGATTGTGACCTATAG
- a CDS encoding carbohydrate ABC transporter permease translates to MDNYVRGWKFNNSITFTTFFKNSFFYTIVSTLGAVFASSLVAYGFSRIPFKGRNFWYALMFVTMMLPYQVVMVPQFILFQKMGWVNTFKPLIIPQFAGLPFFIFLMIQFIRQIPYELDDSAKIDGCNRFGVFWRILFPLIKPAVITSTIFSFYWRWDDFLGPLLFLNNPKQYTVSLALRMFSDPQTSTDWSAVFAMGTLSLVPVILIFLVFQKYIVEGLVTTGMKN, encoded by the coding sequence TTGGATAACTATGTGCGTGGATGGAAGTTCAACAATTCCATCACGTTCACCACGTTTTTCAAGAACTCGTTCTTCTATACGATCGTCAGCACCCTCGGAGCGGTGTTCGCTTCTTCCCTGGTAGCCTACGGATTCAGCAGGATTCCGTTCAAAGGCAGGAACTTCTGGTATGCGTTGATGTTCGTCACGATGATGCTTCCCTACCAGGTCGTCATGGTGCCGCAGTTCATTCTGTTCCAAAAGATGGGATGGGTGAATACGTTCAAACCGTTGATCATCCCGCAGTTCGCCGGCCTGCCGTTCTTCATCTTCCTGATGATCCAGTTCATCCGGCAAATTCCGTACGAACTGGACGATTCGGCGAAGATTGATGGATGCAACCGGTTTGGCGTCTTCTGGAGAATCCTGTTCCCGTTGATCAAACCGGCGGTGATCACCAGTACAATCTTCAGTTTCTACTGGAGATGGGATGATTTCCTTGGTCCGTTGCTCTTCTTGAACAACCCGAAGCAGTACACCGTTTCCTTGGCTTTGCGTATGTTCAGCGATCCGCAGACCTCCACCGACTGGTCCGCCGTGTTCGCCATGGGAACGCTTTCCCTTGTCCCGGTGATCTTGATCTTCCTGGTATTCCAGAAATACATCGTCGAAGGCTTGGTGACCACCGGCATGAAGAATTAG
- the rhaM gene encoding L-rhamnose mutarotase, translating to MDKREAFKMYLKPGMKEEYKRRHAAIWPEVKAILQKSGVYDYAIYLDEETGTLFAFQHTKGEVGSQDVGSEEAIKRWWHYMKDIMETNPDESPVSIPLVEMFYLP from the coding sequence ATGGACAAACGTGAAGCGTTCAAGATGTACCTGAAACCGGGGATGAAAGAGGAATACAAGCGTCGTCATGCGGCCATCTGGCCGGAGGTGAAGGCGATCCTGCAGAAGAGCGGCGTCTACGATTACGCCATTTATCTGGACGAGGAGACCGGGACGTTGTTCGCCTTCCAGCACACCAAAGGTGAGGTGGGAAGCCAGGACGTCGGGTCGGAGGAAGCCATCAAGCGGTGGTGGCACTACATGAAGGACATCATGGAGACCAATCCCGACGAATCCCCCGTCTCCATTCCGTTGGTGGAGATGTTCTACCTGCCCTGA